The proteins below come from a single candidate division KSB1 bacterium genomic window:
- a CDS encoding exo-alpha-sialidase encodes MKNSKLMYWLLIIIIGLFFGCEKSATFSADQIQTIESPALPGSQTPNLFTANDGRIYMSWSEKIENGHALRFSILEGNQWTKPKTIAEGDNWFVNWADFPSIAVLDDGVLAAHWPAKSGKDTYAYDVNISFSKDGGDTWSAPMIPHRDGTQTEHGFVSLLPWHQNRL; translated from the coding sequence ATGAAGAATTCTAAATTGATGTACTGGCTGCTAATAATCATTATCGGATTATTTTTCGGTTGTGAAAAATCCGCAACCTTTTCAGCCGATCAAATTCAAACAATCGAATCCCCCGCTTTACCTGGCAGCCAGACACCCAATTTGTTCACTGCCAATGATGGCCGAATTTACATGAGTTGGAGTGAAAAGATTGAAAACGGCCACGCATTACGATTTAGTATCCTGGAGGGAAACCAATGGACTAAACCTAAAACAATAGCTGAAGGTGACAACTGGTTTGTCAATTGGGCTGATTTCCCTTCTATTGCTGTTTTGGATGATGGCGTATTAGCCGCCCACTGGCCGGCCAAAAGTGGCAAGGACACCTATGCCTATGATGTAAACATTTCATTCTCAAAAGATGGCGGCGATACCTGGAGCGCGCCTATGATACCTCATCGCGACGGCACTCAAACAGAGCACGGCTTCGTTTCACTGCTGCCATGGCACCAAAATCGCTTA